A window of the Serratia sarumanii genome harbors these coding sequences:
- a CDS encoding isopenicillin N synthase family dioxygenase — protein sequence MTHLTTLKTLPLLDLSQLDGDARQRRAFLDDLRAAARDVGFFYLRGHGVDGALNARLQQGARQFFALPEADKLAVQMVHSPHFRGYNRAAAELTRGQPDWREQFDIGAERPALTLSDDTPRWARLQGPNQWPAALPTLKPLLLQWQQAMTAMSLRLLRAFALALSLPEQAFDRLYGDKPNEHIKLIRYPGRDATASAQGVGAHKDSGFLSFLLQDEQKGLQVEVSEGQWLDAQPREDTFVVNIGELLELATNGYLRATVHRVETPPAGHDRLSIAFFLGARLDAVVPLYQLPPPLAAQARGPASDPLNPLLRDVGYNYLKGRIRSHPDVAQRFYRDVIGV from the coding sequence ATGACGCATCTGACGACGCTGAAGACGCTGCCGCTGCTGGATCTTTCGCAGCTTGACGGCGATGCGCGTCAGCGGCGCGCCTTTCTCGACGATCTGCGCGCGGCGGCCCGCGACGTCGGTTTTTTCTATCTGCGCGGGCACGGCGTGGACGGCGCGCTGAATGCGCGGCTGCAGCAGGGCGCGCGGCAATTTTTCGCGCTGCCGGAAGCCGACAAGCTGGCGGTGCAGATGGTGCATTCGCCGCACTTTCGCGGTTACAACCGGGCGGCGGCGGAGCTCACGCGCGGCCAGCCGGACTGGCGCGAGCAGTTCGATATCGGCGCCGAACGCCCGGCGCTGACGCTGTCTGACGACACCCCGCGCTGGGCGCGCCTGCAGGGGCCAAACCAGTGGCCGGCGGCGCTGCCGACGCTGAAACCGCTGCTGCTGCAGTGGCAACAGGCGATGACCGCCATGTCGCTGCGGCTGCTGCGTGCTTTCGCTTTGGCGCTGTCGTTGCCGGAGCAGGCTTTCGATCGCTTGTATGGCGATAAGCCCAACGAGCACATCAAACTGATTCGCTATCCGGGGCGGGACGCTACCGCCAGCGCACAGGGCGTCGGCGCGCACAAGGACTCCGGGTTTCTCAGCTTCCTGCTGCAGGACGAGCAAAAAGGGCTGCAGGTGGAGGTGAGCGAAGGGCAGTGGCTCGATGCCCAGCCGCGTGAAGACACCTTCGTGGTGAACATCGGCGAGCTGCTGGAACTGGCGACCAACGGCTATCTGCGCGCCACGGTGCACCGGGTGGAAACGCCGCCGGCGGGGCACGACAGGCTGTCGATCGCTTTTTTCCTCGGCGCGCGCTTGGACGCGGTGGTGCCGTTGTATCAACTGCCGCCGCCGCTGGCGGCGCAGGCGCGCGGCCCGGCCAGCGATCCGCTCAACCCGCTGCTGCGCGACGTGGGGTATAACTACCTGAAAGGCCGCATCCGTTCCCACCCCGATGTGGCGCAGCGCTTTTATCGGGACGTCATCGGCGTCTGA
- a CDS encoding trans-sulfuration enzyme family protein, which translates to MAKFDTLTVHAGYTPDATGAVMPAIYATSTYAQPAPGEHTGYEYSRSANPTRTALESAIAELEGGSRGYAFASGLAACSTVLELLDKDSHLIAVDDLYGGTYRLLEKVRSRTAGLRVTYVSPADLAGLEQAIEPDTKMIWVETPTNPLLKLADLSAIAAIAKKHGLISVADNTFASPYLQRPLDLGFDVVVHSATKYLNGHSDVVAGVAAVGDNPALAEQLGFLQNAVGGILDPFSSFLTLRGIRTLALRMQRHSDSALRIAQWLESQPQVENVYYPGLPSHPQHALAARQMTRFGGMISVRLKGDDAYARRVIKRSRLFTLAESLGGVESLISQPFSMTHASIPLEQRLATGITPQLVRLSVGIEDVEDLIADLQQALAE; encoded by the coding sequence ATGGCCAAGTTTGATACGTTGACCGTTCACGCCGGTTACACCCCGGACGCCACCGGCGCCGTGATGCCGGCAATTTACGCCACCTCCACCTACGCCCAACCGGCGCCGGGCGAGCATACCGGCTATGAATACTCCCGCAGCGCCAACCCGACGCGCACCGCGCTGGAAAGCGCCATCGCCGAACTGGAGGGCGGCAGCCGCGGCTACGCCTTCGCCTCCGGCCTGGCGGCCTGCTCCACGGTGCTGGAGCTGCTCGATAAGGACAGCCACCTGATCGCAGTAGACGATCTGTACGGCGGCACCTATCGCCTGCTGGAAAAAGTGCGCAGCCGCACCGCCGGCCTGCGCGTCACCTACGTGTCGCCGGCGGATCTCGCCGGGCTGGAGCAGGCGATCGAGCCGGACACCAAAATGATCTGGGTAGAAACCCCGACCAACCCGCTGCTGAAGCTGGCGGATCTGAGCGCCATTGCCGCGATCGCCAAAAAGCATGGGCTTATCAGCGTGGCGGACAATACCTTCGCCTCGCCGTATCTGCAGCGCCCGCTGGATCTGGGCTTTGACGTGGTGGTGCACTCCGCCACCAAATACCTCAACGGCCACTCCGACGTGGTGGCCGGCGTCGCAGCGGTGGGGGATAACCCGGCGCTGGCGGAACAGCTCGGTTTCCTGCAAAACGCGGTCGGCGGCATTCTCGATCCGTTCAGCAGCTTCCTGACGCTGCGCGGCATTCGCACCCTGGCACTGCGCATGCAGCGCCACAGCGACAGCGCGCTGCGCATCGCCCAGTGGCTGGAGAGCCAGCCGCAGGTGGAAAACGTCTACTATCCCGGCCTGCCTAGCCATCCGCAGCACGCGCTGGCGGCGCGCCAGATGACGCGCTTCGGCGGCATGATCTCGGTGCGGCTGAAAGGCGACGATGCCTATGCGCGCCGGGTCATCAAGCGCTCGCGCCTGTTCACCCTGGCGGAAAGCCTGGGCGGCGTGGAAAGCCTGATCAGCCAGCCATTCAGCATGACGCACGCCTCCATTCCGCTGGAACAGCGCCTGGCAACCGGCATCACGCCGCAGCTGGTGCGCCTGTCGGTGGGGATTGAGGATGTGGAAGATCTGATCGCCGATCTGCAGCAGGCGCTGGCGGAATAA
- a CDS encoding pyridoxal-phosphate dependent enzyme, translated as MAIPHSVIEMIGNTPMLELTRFDTGPCRLFVKLENQNPGGSIKDRVALSMIEQAERDGKLQPGGTIIEATAGNTGLGLALVAALKGYKLLLVVPDKMSREKIFHLRALGVEVLLTRSDVGKGHPAYYQDYAKRLAGEIPGAFYIDQFNNPANPAAHTTTTAPELWRQMEHDVDAIVVGVGSGGTLGGLSRYFAEVSPQTEFVLADPAGSILADYLDSGHIGEAGSWLVEGIGEDFVPPLSDFDQVRHAYRIGDAEAFATARDLLRKEGVLAGSSTGTLLAAALRYCRAQTEPKRVVTFVCDSGNKYLSKMYNDHWMLEQGLLSKPQHGDLRDLIAYRHDEGAAVSAAPDDTLAIVHARMRLYDISQLPVLEGDRVVGLIDEWDLLNAVQADAAHFSLPAGSAMTKQVHTLQKEAGYDELQATFNHGHVAVVLDGERFLGLITRTDVLNAWRQKLR; from the coding sequence ATGGCGATCCCCCATTCCGTCATCGAGATGATTGGCAATACCCCGATGCTGGAACTGACCCGGTTCGATACCGGCCCGTGCCGGCTGTTCGTCAAGCTGGAGAATCAAAACCCCGGCGGTTCGATCAAAGACCGCGTGGCGCTGTCGATGATCGAACAGGCCGAGCGCGACGGCAAGCTGCAGCCGGGCGGCACCATCATCGAAGCCACCGCCGGCAATACCGGCCTGGGGCTGGCGCTGGTGGCGGCGCTGAAAGGCTATAAGCTGCTGCTGGTGGTGCCGGACAAGATGAGCCGCGAGAAGATCTTCCACCTGCGCGCGCTGGGCGTGGAAGTGCTGCTGACCCGCTCGGACGTCGGCAAGGGGCATCCGGCTTACTATCAGGATTACGCCAAACGCCTGGCCGGGGAGATCCCCGGCGCCTTTTATATCGATCAGTTCAACAACCCGGCCAATCCGGCGGCCCATACCACTACCACCGCGCCCGAACTGTGGCGGCAGATGGAGCATGACGTGGACGCTATCGTGGTTGGCGTCGGCTCCGGCGGCACGCTGGGCGGGTTGAGCCGCTATTTCGCCGAGGTTTCGCCGCAGACGGAATTTGTGCTGGCCGACCCTGCCGGCTCTATCCTGGCGGACTACCTCGACAGCGGCCACATCGGCGAAGCGGGCAGCTGGCTGGTGGAAGGCATCGGCGAAGACTTCGTCCCGCCGCTCAGCGACTTTGACCAGGTCCGCCACGCTTATCGCATCGGCGACGCCGAAGCCTTCGCCACCGCGCGCGATCTGCTGCGCAAGGAAGGCGTGCTGGCGGGATCGTCCACCGGCACCCTGCTGGCCGCCGCGCTGCGTTACTGCCGCGCACAGACCGAACCCAAGCGGGTGGTGACCTTTGTCTGCGACAGCGGCAACAAATACCTGTCTAAAATGTATAACGACCACTGGATGCTGGAACAGGGCCTGCTGAGCAAGCCGCAGCACGGCGATCTGCGCGATCTGATCGCCTACCGCCACGACGAAGGCGCCGCCGTCTCCGCCGCGCCGGACGACACGCTGGCGATCGTGCACGCCCGCATGCGGCTGTACGACATCTCGCAGCTGCCGGTGCTGGAAGGCGATCGGGTGGTCGGCCTGATCGATGAGTGGGATCTGCTGAACGCCGTCCAGGCCGACGCCGCCCACTTCAGCCTGCCGGCCGGCAGCGCGATGACCAAGCAGGTCCATACGCTGCAAAAGGAAGCCGGCTACGACGAATTGCAGGCCACCTTCAACCATGGCCACGTCGCGGTGGTGCTCGACGGCGAGCGCTTCCTCGGCCTGATTACCCGCACAGACGTGCTTAACGCCTGGCGCCAAAAATTACGTTAA
- a CDS encoding serine hydrolase has protein sequence MMKKNLSTSLKKLTFSVGILLLAAPAVHAAEPPAPPQVDAKAFILMDYNSGKVLTEGNADTRLDPASLTKIMSSYVIGQAIKAGKIKPEDMVTVGKDAWAPGNPALRGSSLMFIKPGDQVPVLELNKGIVIQSGNDASIALADYVAGSQDSFVGLMNNYAKSLGLQNTHFLTVHGLDAEGQYSTARDMALLSQALIRDVPDEYALHKEKEFTFNKIRQVNRNRLLWSSNLNVDGIKTGYTSGAGHNLVASATDGPMRLISVVLGAPSDRVRFSESEKLLTWGFRFYETATPIKADKPFVTQKVWFGDVSEVPLGVAKDASVTIPKGQMKNLKASYKLTQPTLEAPLAKNQVVGTIDFQLDGKTIEQHPLVVMQEVKEGNFFSRIWDMVMMKLSQWFGGIFG, from the coding sequence ATGATGAAAAAAAACTTATCCACTTCCCTGAAAAAACTGACCTTCAGCGTAGGCATCCTGTTGCTGGCCGCCCCGGCCGTGCATGCGGCCGAGCCGCCGGCGCCGCCGCAGGTAGACGCCAAGGCCTTCATTCTGATGGATTACAACAGCGGCAAGGTGTTGACCGAAGGCAATGCCGACACCCGCCTCGATCCCGCCAGCCTGACCAAGATCATGTCCAGCTACGTGATTGGGCAGGCGATCAAGGCCGGCAAGATCAAGCCGGAAGACATGGTCACCGTCGGCAAAGACGCCTGGGCACCCGGCAACCCGGCGCTGCGCGGTTCTTCGCTGATGTTCATCAAGCCGGGCGATCAGGTGCCGGTGCTGGAGCTGAATAAAGGCATCGTGATCCAGTCGGGCAACGACGCCAGCATCGCGCTGGCGGATTACGTGGCGGGCAGCCAGGATTCGTTCGTCGGCCTGATGAACAATTACGCCAAATCTCTGGGGCTGCAGAACACCCACTTCCTGACGGTGCACGGCCTGGATGCGGAAGGGCAGTACAGCACCGCGCGCGACATGGCGCTGCTGAGCCAGGCGCTGATCCGCGACGTGCCGGACGAATACGCGCTGCATAAAGAGAAAGAGTTCACCTTTAACAAGATCCGCCAGGTTAACCGCAACCGCCTGCTGTGGAGCAGCAACCTGAACGTCGACGGCATCAAGACCGGTTACACCAGCGGCGCCGGCCACAACCTGGTGGCGTCGGCCACCGACGGCCCGATGCGTCTGATCTCGGTGGTGCTGGGCGCGCCGAGCGATCGCGTGCGCTTTAGCGAAAGCGAAAAGCTGCTGACTTGGGGCTTCCGCTTCTATGAAACCGCGACGCCGATCAAGGCCGATAAGCCGTTCGTCACCCAGAAAGTGTGGTTTGGCGACGTCAGCGAAGTGCCGCTCGGCGTGGCGAAAGACGCCTCGGTCACCATTCCGAAAGGGCAGATGAAAAACCTGAAGGCCAGCTACAAGCTGACCCAACCGACGCTGGAAGCGCCGTTGGCGAAAAACCAGGTGGTCGGCACCATCGATTTCCAGCTGGACGGCAAGACCATCGAGCAACACCCGCTGGTGGTGATGCAAGAGGTGAAAGAGGGCAACTTCTTCAGCCGCATCTGGGATATGGTGATGATGAAGCTGAGCCAGTGGTTCGGCGGGATCTTCGGCTGA
- a CDS encoding fimbrial protein — protein sequence MTSKTRCALLWALSLISAAAQAADQGTKVNITATVVAPPPCVINDGRTIDIDFGKVGIKRIDGNRYMQRIDYSIKCEFLDNSRQLKMKIMGSAAAFDGSVLTSSVNGLGIKLLANGKAFAINTPLNIDYANPPTLDAVPVKNSAVTLAEGDFTSGATMLVDYF from the coding sequence ATGACGAGTAAAACGCGCTGCGCTTTGCTGTGGGCGCTGAGCCTGATTAGCGCCGCGGCTCAGGCCGCCGACCAGGGCACCAAGGTCAACATCACCGCCACCGTGGTGGCGCCTCCGCCTTGCGTGATCAACGACGGGCGCACCATCGATATCGACTTCGGCAAGGTCGGCATCAAGCGCATCGACGGCAATCGCTATATGCAACGCATCGATTACAGCATCAAATGCGAGTTTCTGGATAACAGCCGCCAGCTGAAAATGAAGATCATGGGCAGCGCGGCGGCCTTCGACGGCAGCGTGTTAACCAGCAGCGTCAATGGATTGGGCATCAAACTGTTGGCCAACGGTAAGGCCTTCGCCATCAATACGCCGCTGAACATCGACTACGCCAATCCGCCGACGCTTGATGCGGTGCCGGTGAAAAACAGCGCCGTCACCCTGGCGGAAGGCGATTTCACCAGCGGCGCCACCATGCTGGTGGACTACTTTTAA
- a CDS encoding fimbrial protein, whose product MLIGNANAFTCRTSDGGLIPPGGSTTPVDVRVRIGPQLSYGKNEIVNVSQVTCKNDVASWYDYLKTDSPALSMNSAIFGAIGSGTTINGSDYNSPVPSGISVLSLTGLQTQSVAIRVYIVLNRFPTPDIKVNKGDVIGQINFIQTNDQPGCPQCGVYRWRLIADNDAYFVTTSCTINNGQQINVDFGQIRQDFLTQSANDAQIKQDKALSYQCDDQSATQDILIRMVSDASGFSSDFIKTTNPNVGVAMMYNGAVVKPNNAFRTRIVNGQGNDTVTFVPVKNNVPYTSIATGPLSGSATLIFSAP is encoded by the coding sequence ATGCTGATTGGCAACGCCAACGCGTTTACCTGCCGCACGTCCGATGGCGGACTGATTCCACCCGGGGGCTCGACCACGCCGGTTGACGTCCGGGTACGCATCGGGCCACAGCTTTCTTATGGCAAAAACGAAATCGTCAACGTCAGCCAGGTCACCTGTAAAAACGACGTCGCGAGCTGGTATGACTATCTCAAAACCGACAGCCCGGCGCTGTCGATGAACAGTGCGATTTTTGGCGCCATCGGCAGCGGCACCACCATCAACGGCAGCGATTACAACTCCCCGGTGCCATCAGGCATCAGCGTACTCAGCCTTACCGGCCTGCAAACCCAGTCGGTCGCCATCCGGGTCTATATCGTGTTGAACCGTTTCCCAACGCCGGACATCAAGGTGAACAAGGGCGACGTCATCGGCCAAATCAACTTTATTCAGACCAACGATCAGCCGGGTTGCCCACAGTGCGGCGTTTATCGCTGGCGCCTGATCGCCGACAACGACGCCTACTTCGTCACCACCAGTTGCACCATCAACAACGGCCAGCAGATTAACGTCGACTTCGGCCAGATCCGTCAGGACTTTCTGACCCAGAGCGCCAATGATGCCCAGATAAAACAGGACAAAGCGCTCAGCTACCAATGCGACGACCAGAGCGCGACGCAGGATATTCTGATCCGCATGGTCAGCGATGCCAGCGGCTTCTCCAGCGATTTTATCAAGACCACCAATCCTAACGTCGGCGTGGCGATGATGTACAACGGCGCGGTGGTGAAGCCGAACAATGCCTTCAGAACGCGCATCGTCAACGGCCAGGGCAACGATACCGTGACCTTTGTACCGGTAAAGAACAATGTCCCTTACACCAGCATCGCCACCGGCCCGCTGTCGGGTTCGGCCACGCTGATCTTCAGCGCACCTTGA
- a CDS encoding fimbrial protein has protein sequence MKLNKIMMAAVIAFGASSFAQAADQGHGKVTFTGSIIDAPCSIAPESIDQTVDLGQVSNVALKNGGKSNPRPFEIKLEQCDITTLKTVKTTFSGVASSTDKDLLGIAGTASGAGVAISYNGQPIKLGEATTAQTLNTGNNTLHFAAYLQGEGASAAIVPGDFTAVADFTLAYQ, from the coding sequence ATGAAACTTAACAAAATCATGATGGCTGCAGTGATTGCATTTGGCGCAAGTTCTTTTGCACAGGCAGCCGATCAGGGACACGGTAAGGTCACCTTCACGGGCTCTATTATTGATGCGCCATGCTCTATTGCGCCCGAGTCGATCGATCAGACCGTAGATCTGGGCCAGGTTTCCAACGTGGCGTTGAAAAACGGCGGCAAATCCAACCCGCGTCCGTTTGAGATCAAACTGGAGCAGTGCGACATCACCACGCTGAAAACCGTTAAAACCACCTTCAGCGGCGTCGCATCGTCCACCGACAAGGATCTGTTGGGTATCGCGGGCACCGCCAGCGGCGCCGGCGTAGCCATCTCTTACAATGGCCAGCCGATCAAACTGGGTGAAGCGACTACCGCGCAGACCCTGAATACCGGCAACAACACCCTGCATTTCGCCGCCTACCTGCAGGGCGAAGGCGCTTCCGCCGCCATCGTTCCGGGTGATTTCACTGCCGTAGCCGATTTCACCCTGGCTTATCAGTAA
- a CDS encoding fimbrial protein translates to MFLPRNRAGAVLLASLAFAPGHATSAAQGWGKVNMHGAIIDTACAIAAGSRDQTIDMDTIPLGQIIRDGQGMTKPFSIELVNCILERPENKPDWKFFQVTFDGYAEGALFGVQGDARGVALEIKDSSGTAVIPGKPLPMEGIIPGNRVLNYSMTLMPNHQPLKVGAYFSTVRFKLDYF, encoded by the coding sequence ATGTTTTTACCAAGGAATCGAGCGGGTGCCGTTCTTTTGGCGTCGTTGGCGTTTGCGCCCGGCCATGCAACTTCCGCCGCGCAGGGGTGGGGCAAAGTCAACATGCACGGCGCCATTATCGACACCGCCTGCGCCATTGCCGCCGGCAGCCGCGATCAGACGATCGATATGGACACTATTCCTCTCGGGCAGATCATTCGTGACGGCCAGGGGATGACCAAACCTTTCAGTATCGAATTGGTCAATTGCATTTTGGAACGGCCGGAAAACAAGCCTGACTGGAAATTCTTTCAGGTCACGTTTGATGGTTATGCGGAAGGCGCTCTGTTTGGCGTACAGGGCGATGCGCGCGGCGTTGCATTGGAGATAAAAGACAGCAGCGGCACGGCGGTTATTCCAGGGAAACCTTTGCCGATGGAGGGAATAATACCGGGGAACCGAGTGCTGAATTATTCCATGACGTTGATGCCGAATCACCAGCCGTTGAAGGTGGGAGCGTATTTTTCCACAGTGCGTTTTAAGCTGGATTATTTTTGA